One window from the genome of Corynebacterium sp. SCR221107 encodes:
- a CDS encoding AMIN-like domain-containing (lipo)protein, which translates to MSISPVTFRRLMLVSVTAGALVLAGCGDSQPGTQGSTATLSAQTQQSPQSAQTSAATANPGQAASLLSESAGLAPLGDASADNKTQAPAAGSQLVVTGMRYGSHDSFERVVLDLSGTGSPGWSTELTSTPTRDGSGFPVEYKGTTALMINIEGTTYPFELGMEDPDLSPITSTGGVVTGVQSLGTFEGRSAFVIGLNGSHAYSIQTLNDPLRVVIDIRND; encoded by the coding sequence ATGAGTATTTCCCCTGTGACTTTCCGTAGGCTCATGCTTGTAAGCGTCACCGCTGGTGCACTCGTGCTGGCAGGCTGCGGCGACAGCCAGCCTGGCACACAGGGCAGCACCGCAACGCTTTCCGCACAGACCCAACAATCACCACAATCCGCGCAGACCTCCGCGGCTACCGCCAATCCAGGCCAAGCAGCATCACTGCTTTCTGAATCCGCCGGTTTGGCGCCACTCGGCGACGCATCGGCAGACAACAAGACACAAGCGCCTGCCGCAGGCTCCCAGCTCGTGGTCACCGGGATGCGCTATGGCAGTCATGACAGCTTCGAGCGCGTCGTGCTCGATCTCAGCGGTACTGGCAGCCCCGGCTGGTCCACGGAGTTGACGTCTACTCCCACCCGTGACGGCAGTGGGTTCCCCGTGGAGTACAAGGGAACGACAGCCCTCATGATCAATATCGAGGGCACCACCTACCCCTTCGAGCTGGGCATGGAGGATCCGGATTTGTCCCCCATTACCTCCACTGGCGGGGTGGTCACTGGAGTACAGTCGCTAGGTACGTTTGAGGGTCGTTCGGCTTTTGTCATCGGTCTTAATGGCTCCCACGCCTACTCGATTCAAACCCTGAATGATCCTTTACGCGTGGTCATCGATATCCGCAACGACTAG
- a CDS encoding Y-family DNA polymerase: MWFPDWPVQAARLENKAGPGPVVITSRFRVVVCDPEARAAGIKRGMRVRQAQALCAEVAAVDLDEERDARTFTGLVEDLADVVPSIEILRPGLVVLNAAAAARFYGSEDRAAEKLINAVARAGSDCLVGIADEIPTAVLAAREQKIVPKGKSLVFLASLPLVMLRHEVALGCAPEVVDTLYDLGVRTLGDLANLPKHTVVTRFGDEGMRCYEIASAHDDRLVAPPIEGEDFSVWIRPEDPITRVDEAAFIARALASQLHETLRARGLVCYRLRVHASGNEATATRTWHTRTQLDEKAMADRVRWQLDAWLASGGVGAINELGLEPVECAQPAARSLWGAQASDEAQRVIARVQSSLGISAVKTPVVVGGRGVRERIDLIDYGESVDVQARRARGRWLGKIPPPLPARLGDGAAKVNLRASAAAGGMTVYVTSEAVLNADPAIAEIDHERFDVIGWAGPWPVDDGWWQGKAAVARLQVVAVDKQNRPRAWLLLWAGRWEVEAEFE, encoded by the coding sequence ATGTGGTTTCCTGACTGGCCGGTGCAAGCCGCCCGTCTTGAAAACAAGGCCGGGCCAGGGCCAGTGGTGATTACCTCCCGATTCCGTGTTGTTGTCTGCGATCCGGAAGCGCGCGCAGCAGGAATCAAGCGGGGCATGCGTGTCAGGCAAGCCCAAGCGCTGTGTGCGGAGGTTGCGGCGGTTGATTTAGACGAAGAACGCGATGCCCGCACATTCACAGGATTGGTGGAAGATCTCGCCGACGTCGTTCCGAGCATTGAGATTCTGCGGCCAGGATTAGTCGTGCTCAACGCGGCAGCGGCCGCGCGCTTTTATGGCAGCGAGGATCGCGCCGCAGAAAAGCTCATTAATGCTGTAGCCCGGGCGGGAAGCGATTGTCTGGTAGGCATTGCTGACGAGATACCTACTGCGGTGCTGGCCGCGCGGGAGCAAAAGATCGTGCCGAAGGGAAAATCGCTTGTATTCCTGGCTTCATTACCACTAGTGATGCTGCGCCACGAGGTCGCGCTGGGCTGCGCACCGGAGGTCGTCGATACTCTTTATGATCTTGGCGTGCGCACGCTCGGGGATCTCGCCAACCTCCCGAAGCACACTGTCGTCACCCGTTTCGGTGACGAAGGGATGCGCTGTTATGAGATTGCCAGCGCGCATGACGATCGACTTGTTGCCCCACCGATCGAAGGTGAGGACTTCAGCGTATGGATACGCCCCGAGGATCCCATTACCCGCGTGGACGAGGCTGCGTTTATTGCCCGTGCGTTGGCCAGCCAGTTGCATGAGACTTTAAGAGCCCGGGGGTTGGTCTGTTATCGGTTGAGGGTTCATGCTAGTGGTAATGAAGCTACCGCTACCCGCACCTGGCATACGCGGACGCAACTTGATGAGAAGGCGATGGCCGATCGTGTGCGGTGGCAACTGGATGCATGGCTGGCATCGGGAGGGGTCGGTGCCATCAATGAGCTCGGCCTCGAACCCGTCGAATGCGCACAACCGGCTGCACGCAGCCTCTGGGGTGCGCAGGCAAGTGATGAGGCTCAGAGGGTGATAGCGCGGGTACAGTCGAGTTTAGGGATCAGCGCAGTCAAGACTCCCGTAGTCGTCGGGGGACGTGGGGTACGCGAGAGGATTGACCTCATCGATTATGGGGAGTCGGTGGATGTGCAGGCTCGACGCGCGCGAGGACGCTGGCTAGGCAAGATCCCACCGCCGCTACCCGCGCGGCTAGGCGATGGCGCCGCGAAGGTTAATCTGCGCGCGTCCGCGGCTGCGGGTGGGATGACGGTGTACGTCACCAGTGAAGCCGTCTTGAACGCCGATCCGGCGATCGCAGAGATCGACCACGAGCGATTCGACGTCATCGGGTGGGCCGGGCCTTGGCCAGTAGATGATGGATGGTGGCAGGGCAAAGCGGCGGTGGCCAGACTGCAAGTGGTGGCCGTCGATAAGCAAAACCGCCCACGTGCATGGCTGCTGCTGTGGGCGGGACGCTGGGAAGTGGAAGCAGAATTCGAATAG